From a region of the Methylomonas rapida genome:
- a CDS encoding ATP-binding protein, whose protein sequence is MMKPKSLFALNHSLRGRIIWMFGSFVVMAMLSVSAVVGYRLIGLLTESLENDLDKRFEVDAGQLEQRFDYLLESVQVLAKNPLVINGISDTQGRKTYLPKLVANFEEGRDVKIVALLDFDGRPIYSSQPDLPTYQDSPELRTALNFGVVGQAIDVEHKLWHVFVPVVYYGTTQAALLVAFDLPAIARRALPAESDSRLGLFSGNQTLCILGDIPAADAMVKRGRLSDSPGSTNLAGLDLEVEVAMSRQKVLAPAKTAIRDVAMLGLLLTIIGIGLASWFGYRLARPILILCQRAALADGSPERRCAPLGTGDELEELAAIFDQRTEALRSVQAGLENEVKARTHELEEAKEKAEAANRAKSLFLANMSHELRTPMNAILGFSGLMQRDPTISDSQRESLDIINRSGDHLLRLINDVLDMAKIESGRIELDIAAFDLGALVRDITDMMHQRAEEKGLRLLIDQSSHFPRFIRSDEAKLRQIITNLIGNAVKFTERGCITLRLNAKNRDETSWLTIEVEDTGIGVAPEDQPRIFDAFIQAGKTSNHKGTGLGLAISRQFIQLLGGSLTLVSTLGKGSLFKAELPVELAHEHELVAPEPQRGMVIGIEAGQIDYRILIVEDQLENTLLLKKLLENVGFQVKTAENGQQGVEVFKSWLPHFIWMDRRMPVMDGMEATQHIRELEGGQTVKIVALTASVFKEQQQEMLDAGMDDLIRKPYRADEIFACMSKHLGVRFVYQGAEREDERTHAELSSGELAGLPAALRDELKEALISLYEEPIAEAIAKVSAFNADLGKKLRRHADNLEYAKIFQVLQNDAPQ, encoded by the coding sequence ATGATGAAGCCAAAGTCGTTGTTCGCTTTGAATCATAGTCTGCGCGGACGGATTATCTGGATGTTTGGCAGCTTCGTCGTGATGGCGATGCTGAGCGTCTCGGCAGTGGTGGGGTATCGCTTGATCGGCTTGCTGACGGAATCCTTGGAAAACGATCTGGACAAGCGTTTCGAAGTTGATGCCGGCCAACTTGAGCAACGGTTTGATTACTTGCTGGAAAGTGTTCAAGTCTTGGCGAAGAATCCCTTGGTCATTAACGGTATTAGCGATACCCAAGGGCGTAAAACGTATTTACCCAAATTGGTGGCGAATTTTGAGGAGGGGCGCGATGTCAAGATCGTGGCCTTATTGGATTTTGATGGGCGCCCCATTTATTCGAGTCAGCCGGATTTGCCGACCTATCAAGACTCGCCGGAACTACGCACGGCCTTGAATTTCGGTGTGGTCGGCCAGGCCATCGATGTCGAACACAAGCTTTGGCACGTATTCGTGCCGGTCGTGTACTACGGTACCACCCAGGCGGCGCTGCTGGTCGCTTTCGATCTGCCGGCCATCGCCAGACGTGCGTTGCCGGCGGAATCCGACTCGCGTCTTGGTCTGTTCAGCGGCAATCAGACGCTATGCATCCTGGGGGATATACCGGCGGCGGATGCGATGGTTAAGCGGGGAAGGCTGTCGGATAGTCCGGGGTCCACCAATCTGGCCGGCTTGGATCTGGAGGTAGAGGTTGCGATGTCGCGGCAAAAAGTGTTGGCGCCCGCCAAGACGGCGATTCGCGATGTTGCGATGCTGGGCTTGCTGCTGACGATAATCGGCATTGGCCTGGCGTCCTGGTTTGGCTATCGTCTGGCCCGGCCGATTCTGATTTTGTGTCAACGCGCGGCGTTAGCCGATGGCAGTCCGGAGCGTCGTTGTGCCCCACTCGGCACCGGAGACGAACTGGAGGAGCTGGCGGCGATTTTCGACCAGCGAACCGAGGCGTTGCGATCGGTACAGGCCGGCTTGGAAAACGAGGTCAAGGCGCGAACCCATGAACTGGAAGAGGCCAAAGAAAAAGCCGAGGCCGCCAATCGTGCCAAAAGCCTGTTTTTGGCCAATATGAGTCACGAACTGCGCACGCCGATGAATGCCATCCTGGGATTTTCCGGCCTGATGCAGCGCGATCCGACGATTTCCGACAGCCAGCGGGAAAGCTTGGACATCATCAACCGCAGCGGAGATCATTTGTTGCGTTTGATCAACGATGTACTGGATATGGCCAAGATCGAATCCGGCCGGATCGAACTGGACATTGCCGCATTTGATTTGGGGGCGTTGGTGCGCGATATTACTGATATGATGCACCAGCGTGCCGAGGAAAAAGGCTTACGGCTGTTGATAGACCAGTCGTCCCATTTTCCGCGCTTCATCCGGAGCGACGAGGCGAAATTACGCCAAATCATCACCAATTTGATCGGCAATGCCGTCAAGTTTACCGAGCGAGGTTGCATAACCTTGCGCTTGAACGCGAAGAATAGGGATGAAACTTCATGGTTGACCATCGAAGTGGAAGATACCGGCATTGGCGTCGCACCGGAAGATCAACCGCGCATTTTCGATGCCTTCATCCAGGCTGGTAAAACCAGCAACCACAAAGGTACAGGCTTGGGCCTGGCGATCTCACGTCAATTTATTCAATTATTGGGTGGAAGCCTGACCTTGGTCAGTACACTGGGTAAAGGCTCTCTGTTCAAGGCTGAATTGCCGGTGGAATTGGCCCATGAGCATGAATTGGTAGCACCGGAGCCGCAACGCGGCATGGTCATAGGGATAGAAGCGGGTCAAATCGATTATCGAATCTTGATCGTCGAAGATCAGTTGGAAAATACGCTGTTACTGAAAAAGTTGCTGGAAAACGTCGGTTTCCAGGTAAAAACCGCGGAAAACGGTCAACAAGGCGTGGAAGTCTTCAAAAGCTGGTTGCCGCATTTCATTTGGATGGATAGACGCATGCCGGTCATGGATGGCATGGAGGCTACTCAGCACATTCGCGAGCTGGAAGGTGGCCAAACCGTCAAGATCGTTGCACTGACAGCGTCGGTGTTCAAGGAACAGCAACAGGAAATGCTGGATGCAGGCATGGACGATCTGATACGCAAACCTTATCGAGCGGACGAGATTTTCGCCTGCATGAGCAAGCACCTGGGCGTGCGCTTCGTTTATCAAGGTGCCGAACGCGAGGATGAAAGAACTCATGCCGAGTTGTCTTCGGGTGAATTGGCTGGGCTACCGGCGGCATTACGTGACGAACTGAAGGAAGCCCTGATTTCCTTATACGAAGAGCCGATAGCCGAAGCCATCGCCAAAGTCAGCGCGTTTAATGCCGATCTCGGCAAAAAACTGCGCCGGCATGCCGATAACCTGGAATACGCCAAGATTTTCCAGGTCTTGCAAAACGATGCGCCTCAATGA
- a CDS encoding DctP family TRAP transporter solute-binding subunit produces the protein MKGKVFIYMAAIMLLAGMVFAAWRFFYSDTSKSQEQTQTSVPEPHYNLRLGLNLSADSALHAAAQRFAQQVSARSGGRIEVTLYPDQLLGTDEQMIEMAREGKLDLLLTPTAKLSVDVPAMQYADLPFYFADRSELYTMLDGEPGKLLLSKLYDIGLVGIAFWENGFKQFTANRPIRRPEDFTGLRIRTMKSRLLMDQFSAMHAEPVVIDFATLYQALADGAVDGQENPLVAIAGKRLYEVQKHLTLSNHAWLGYVFSASRKVLESLPQDLRNLIIDTARELTTWEREETARREIAFLDTIRAAGVEIHELSDEERQRFVEALTPIARRYGFDVGYDLLAKTDELRTLALLAQAEKNNLPAISLPWLIGLDADLSGTGLVAGGSILRGMEMAVADINAKGGILGRPLRIVARDHRQNPQRGIQNMEAFDGMPGMLAIMGGMQASIVQDELEAIHRLQIPVLIPWAAGSGVIHHDYRPSYTFRVSIDDGWAAPFLLEHAQRRGRHVAVLLEQSAWGRSNEEALKPVIAKFPPDTIELEWLNRGETDFSARLAELQSRGVDVLLLVATAPESKALVEAMAQMEKPMPIYAHWGFTGGKFWQQSHNALNKVDLRFVQTILIENNKRNTRVTVFTEQYRAHYGLAEIDPIPAPIGAVHAYDLVQILALAVRQAGNGDHAAIQAALETLKKPYAGIVRDYHPPFTSDRHDALGPEVLRLARYDRWGRVVEAE, from the coding sequence ATGAAAGGAAAAGTTTTTATTTACATGGCTGCGATCATGCTCCTGGCGGGTATGGTATTCGCTGCCTGGCGGTTTTTTTACTCGGATACGTCCAAATCGCAGGAGCAGACGCAAACATCGGTGCCCGAGCCTCATTACAACCTGCGCTTGGGGCTCAATCTCAGTGCGGATAGTGCGTTACATGCCGCCGCGCAAAGGTTTGCACAGCAGGTTTCCGCGCGTAGCGGCGGTAGGATCGAGGTAACGTTGTACCCCGACCAGTTGCTGGGTACCGATGAGCAAATGATTGAGATGGCCAGGGAAGGCAAGCTCGATTTGCTGCTGACGCCGACCGCCAAGCTCAGTGTCGACGTGCCGGCCATGCAATACGCTGATTTACCGTTCTATTTTGCCGATCGGTCCGAACTGTACACGATGCTCGATGGCGAGCCGGGTAAGTTACTGTTGAGCAAACTTTATGATATCGGTTTGGTTGGTATCGCCTTTTGGGAAAACGGTTTTAAGCAATTCACCGCCAATCGTCCGATACGGCGTCCGGAAGATTTTACCGGCTTACGCATTCGCACGATGAAAAGTCGCTTATTGATGGATCAGTTTAGCGCCATGCATGCCGAACCGGTCGTAATCGATTTTGCCACGCTTTATCAAGCCTTGGCCGACGGCGCCGTCGATGGGCAAGAAAATCCGCTGGTCGCGATCGCCGGTAAACGGCTGTATGAGGTGCAAAAACATTTGACGCTCAGTAATCATGCCTGGCTGGGCTACGTTTTTTCAGCCAGCCGCAAGGTGCTCGAGAGTTTGCCGCAAGACCTGCGGAATCTGATCATCGATACGGCCCGCGAACTGACAACCTGGGAACGCGAAGAAACCGCCCGGCGAGAAATTGCATTTTTGGACACCATACGTGCGGCAGGTGTCGAAATTCATGAGTTGAGTGACGAAGAACGCCAGCGATTTGTCGAGGCGCTAACACCGATTGCACGCCGCTATGGTTTTGACGTGGGTTACGATTTGCTGGCCAAGACCGACGAATTGCGAACTTTGGCATTACTGGCGCAGGCCGAAAAGAACAATCTGCCCGCTATCTCATTACCTTGGTTGATTGGCCTTGATGCGGATTTGTCCGGTACCGGTTTGGTGGCGGGGGGATCGATCTTGCGCGGCATGGAAATGGCCGTCGCTGACATCAATGCCAAGGGCGGTATCCTGGGACGGCCACTGCGTATAGTTGCCCGCGATCACCGGCAAAATCCACAGCGCGGCATCCAGAATATGGAGGCTTTCGATGGCATGCCGGGTATGTTGGCGATCATGGGGGGCATGCAGGCCAGCATTGTGCAGGACGAATTGGAAGCCATTCATCGCCTGCAAATACCGGTGTTGATTCCCTGGGCGGCCGGCAGCGGGGTTATTCATCATGATTACCGGCCCAGTTATACGTTTCGGGTTTCCATCGATGATGGTTGGGCCGCTCCGTTTTTGCTCGAACACGCCCAGCGTCGAGGCCGACACGTTGCCGTCCTATTGGAACAATCAGCCTGGGGGCGCAGCAATGAAGAAGCCCTGAAACCCGTGATCGCCAAATTTCCACCCGACACGATCGAGTTGGAATGGTTGAATCGGGGGGAAACCGATTTTTCGGCGCGACTGGCCGAATTGCAGAGCCGTGGTGTCGACGTCCTGTTGTTGGTGGCAACGGCGCCGGAAAGCAAAGCCTTGGTCGAAGCCATGGCGCAAATGGAAAAGCCCATGCCGATCTATGCCCACTGGGGATTTACAGGTGGCAAATTTTGGCAGCAAAGCCATAATGCACTGAACAAAGTCGATTTACGTTTCGTTCAGACCATCCTAATCGAAAATAACAAAAGAAATACCCGTGTGACTGTATTTACCGAACAGTATCGCGCTCACTATGGCCTGGCGGAAATCGACCCCATTCCGGCGCCGATTGGCGCCGTGCATGCTTACGATCTGGTTCAAATCCTGGCTCTTGCGGTACGACAAGCGGGTAATGGCGATCATGCCGCAATTCAAGCCGCCCTGGAAACATTGAAAAAACCTTATGCCGGCATCGTTCGCGATTATCATCCGCCCTTTACCTCGGATCGCCATGATGCGTTGGGACCGGAGGTGCTGCGTTTAGCCCGCTACGATAGATGGGGGCGCGTCGTCGAGGCCGAATGA
- a CDS encoding 5-bromo-4-chloroindolyl phosphate hydrolysis family protein has product MNGFAPLKSAKRFTGNSLSQYSPRGLLLYFLPLALIPATVIGLLKGHVMTVLINAGAFSLYSLAAICLRKGLKAERTDSRSKLKNPSRWPLKLLSAILVALTTGLLATLGAGQSWTIALLYAGGAFLGMYLSYGFDSRQISPVLAADGYSADEIRKTLADAYAIISSIDQANRAIRHDELNQRIATICQIAEGVIADLEADPRGIRRARKFLNVYLENVQQVIQGYAKTHQQTTSQALEQNFRQALEAIESAFLEQQQKLLEEDVFDLDVKIEVLTAQLKREGIM; this is encoded by the coding sequence ATGAACGGATTTGCACCGCTGAAATCAGCCAAACGTTTCACTGGCAACAGTTTAAGCCAATATTCGCCGCGCGGGTTGTTACTTTATTTTCTGCCGCTGGCACTGATTCCCGCAACCGTGATCGGCTTGCTCAAGGGCCATGTCATGACAGTACTGATCAACGCAGGAGCCTTTAGCTTGTATAGCCTGGCGGCGATTTGCTTGCGCAAGGGACTGAAGGCCGAGCGCACCGACTCACGTAGCAAACTGAAAAACCCATCCCGATGGCCATTGAAATTGCTGTCGGCGATTTTGGTGGCATTGACAACGGGTTTGTTGGCAACGCTTGGCGCGGGTCAATCCTGGACCATTGCCTTGCTGTATGCCGGCGGTGCATTTTTGGGTATGTACTTGAGCTATGGCTTCGATAGCCGGCAAATCTCGCCCGTACTGGCCGCGGATGGTTATTCCGCGGACGAAATCCGTAAAACCCTCGCCGACGCCTATGCCATTATCAGCAGCATCGATCAGGCCAATCGAGCCATTCGCCACGACGAACTGAATCAGCGCATAGCCACTATTTGCCAGATCGCGGAGGGCGTGATCGCCGATCTGGAAGCCGACCCGCGCGGGATTCGGCGTGCCCGAAAATTCTTGAATGTGTATCTGGAAAACGTGCAACAAGTCATTCAAGGCTATGCCAAAACCCATCAACAAACCACCTCGCAAGCGCTGGAACAGAATTTTCGCCAGGCTTTGGAGGCGATAGAATCCGCTTTTCTGGAACAGCAACAAAAGCTGCTGGAAGAGGATGTGTTTGATTTAGACGTTAAAATCGAAGTGTTGACCGCGCAGCTCAAACGCGAAGGCATCATGTGA
- a CDS encoding toxic anion resistance protein — MSEQIQPLNTAIAADVAAQTTGQEIVPGITTDITPLAEAPAEKQLKIRELLQQIDLRDSQSILFFGSKAQEQLTTVSDRMLEGVKNKEIGPAGDDLNEMVATIRGFDVDELDPNKKQGFFDKLLGKTKPVIKFVQQYEEVRKQIDAITDKLEKHKTKLLTDVAALDRLYQANLDYFHTLEDYIAAGDEKLRELDQVIIPQQAATAEAGQDMLAAQNLRDLRSARDDLERRIHDLRLTRQVAMQSLPSIRLVQENDKGLINKINSTIVNTIPLWRQQLATAVTIFRSSEAAQTVKAATDLTNELLAANAENLKLANAETRKQLERGVFDIEVVKQANQALIATIEESLQIADQGKKMRSEAVLQLQQCEDELRKTLISAQAKKEM, encoded by the coding sequence ATGAGTGAACAAATACAGCCATTGAACACAGCGATAGCAGCCGATGTCGCGGCGCAAACGACAGGACAGGAAATCGTGCCAGGCATAACAACCGACATCACACCGTTGGCCGAAGCTCCAGCGGAAAAACAACTGAAGATTCGCGAGTTATTGCAGCAAATCGATTTACGGGACAGCCAGTCTATCCTGTTCTTCGGCAGCAAGGCCCAGGAGCAATTGACCACCGTGTCCGACAGAATGCTGGAAGGCGTGAAGAACAAGGAAATAGGACCGGCTGGCGACGATTTGAACGAAATGGTCGCCACGATCCGCGGTTTTGATGTCGATGAGCTCGATCCGAACAAGAAACAAGGCTTTTTCGACAAATTGCTGGGCAAGACCAAGCCGGTGATCAAATTCGTCCAGCAATACGAAGAAGTGCGCAAACAAATCGACGCCATCACCGACAAGCTGGAAAAACACAAGACCAAGCTGCTGACCGATGTCGCTGCGCTGGACCGGCTGTATCAGGCCAACTTGGACTATTTTCACACCCTGGAAGACTACATCGCCGCCGGCGACGAAAAACTGCGCGAATTGGATCAGGTGATCATCCCGCAGCAAGCTGCCACTGCCGAAGCCGGCCAGGATATGCTGGCTGCGCAAAACCTGCGCGATTTGCGTAGCGCCCGCGACGACCTGGAACGGCGCATTCATGACTTGCGCCTGACTCGGCAAGTCGCCATGCAAAGCCTGCCCAGCATCCGTTTGGTGCAAGAAAACGATAAAGGCCTGATCAACAAGATCAATTCGACCATCGTCAACACGATTCCACTGTGGCGACAACAACTCGCTACCGCCGTCACGATTTTCCGGAGTTCCGAAGCTGCGCAAACTGTCAAGGCCGCCACCGATCTGACCAATGAACTATTGGCCGCCAACGCGGAAAACCTCAAACTGGCGAATGCCGAAACCCGCAAGCAATTGGAGCGTGGCGTATTCGACATCGAAGTGGTGAAACAAGCCAATCAGGCCTTGATCGCAACAATAGAAGAAAGCCTGCAAATCGCCGATCAAGGCAAAAAAATGCGCAGCGAAGCGGTATTGCAACTCCAGCAGTGCGAGGATGAGTTGAGAAAGACCTTGATTTCGGCTCAGGCCAAAAAAGAAATGTAG
- a CDS encoding SPFH domain-containing protein, producing the protein MGILDKLFGEFIDVIEWTDDSQNTMVYRFERYGNEIKYGAMLTVREAQTAILVSEGRIADVFEPGLYQLDTRNMPILTTLESWPHGFSSPFKAEVYFFNMRRFTDLKWGTKNPVMLRDKEFGPVRLRAFGTYTIRIADPKVFIKEIVGTGGHFQTGDIADQLRNLIVSRFADILGESGIPILDLSGNYNELGAFVTEKIRPEFVSYGLDVMQMLVENISLPPEVEAALDKRTSMGIIGDLGRYTQFQTAEALAAAAQNPSGAAGEGIGLGMGFAMAKNLGQSMSHDATQTTTPPPLPSALVYFAAINGQQQGPFDLLTLTQKIKTGEVTRQTLIWSQELIEWTPADKVAALASAFAQTPPPIPPTPNQ; encoded by the coding sequence GTGGGCATCCTAGACAAACTATTCGGCGAGTTCATCGATGTGATCGAATGGACCGATGACAGCCAAAACACCATGGTTTACCGTTTCGAGCGCTATGGCAATGAAATCAAATACGGCGCGATGCTGACGGTGCGTGAAGCGCAAACCGCGATACTGGTCAGCGAAGGCCGAATTGCGGACGTTTTCGAGCCCGGCTTGTACCAGCTGGATACCCGCAACATGCCGATTCTGACCACGCTGGAAAGCTGGCCGCATGGTTTTTCCAGTCCGTTCAAGGCGGAAGTGTACTTTTTCAATATGCGCCGTTTCACCGACTTGAAATGGGGCACCAAGAATCCCGTCATGCTGCGCGACAAGGAATTCGGTCCTGTGCGTCTGCGAGCCTTCGGCACTTATACGATACGCATCGCCGACCCCAAGGTCTTTATCAAGGAAATCGTCGGCACCGGCGGCCATTTCCAGACCGGGGATATCGCCGACCAATTGCGTAATTTGATCGTGTCGCGCTTCGCCGACATTCTGGGTGAATCCGGCATACCGATACTGGATTTATCCGGCAATTACAACGAACTTGGCGCTTTCGTCACCGAAAAAATCCGGCCCGAGTTTGTTAGTTATGGCCTGGATGTGATGCAAATGCTGGTGGAAAACATTTCGCTACCGCCGGAAGTCGAGGCCGCATTGGACAAAAGGACCAGCATGGGTATCATCGGCGACTTGGGCCGTTACACCCAATTCCAGACCGCGGAAGCCCTGGCCGCGGCTGCGCAAAATCCTTCCGGTGCAGCCGGCGAAGGCATTGGCTTGGGAATGGGATTTGCGATGGCAAAAAATCTCGGCCAAAGTATGAGTCATGACGCCACGCAAACGACCACCCCGCCGCCGCTACCCAGCGCTCTAGTATATTTCGCGGCCATCAACGGCCAGCAACAGGGCCCTTTCGATCTGCTTACCCTGACGCAGAAGATCAAAACCGGCGAAGTCACGCGGCAAACCCTGATCTGGAGCCAGGAATTGATAGAGTGGACACCGGCCGACAAAGTGGCGGCCTTGGCTTCGGCTTTTGCGCAAACTCCACCACCCATTCCACCAACCCCAAACCAATAA
- a CDS encoding group I truncated hemoglobin — translation MSEEQKVSLYERIGGEAAVNAAVDLFYDKVLNDFRINRFFDKTDMEKQLEHLKTFMTVAFGGPNNYTGRSLRDGHARLVKMGLNDSHFDAVMGHLGATMQELNVPAELIAEAAAIVESVRGEVLGK, via the coding sequence ATGAGCGAAGAACAAAAAGTCTCTCTGTATGAGCGAATCGGCGGTGAAGCAGCCGTCAATGCGGCGGTCGATCTTTTTTACGACAAAGTACTCAATGACTTTCGGATCAATCGTTTCTTCGATAAGACCGATATGGAGAAGCAGCTCGAACACTTGAAAACATTCATGACCGTCGCGTTTGGCGGGCCCAATAATTACACTGGGCGTTCGTTACGGGATGGTCATGCGCGCTTGGTCAAGATGGGGTTGAACGACTCTCACTTTGATGCGGTTATGGGTCATTTGGGAGCGACGATGCAGGAATTGAATGTACCTGCGGAATTGATTGCCGAAGCGGCGGCGATTGTGGAGTCGGTGCGCGGCGAGGTCTTAGGAAAGTAG
- the serS gene encoding serine--tRNA ligase has product MLDPRLFRSELEQVQQQLKRRGFDFDVDTYSALEARRKDIQVKTQDLQNERNTRSKAIGQAKAKGEDIQPLLDQVQNLGDQLKAAETELDEVQAQLNAIMEGVPNILDESVPEGKSDADNVEISRWGEPPQFDFTPKDHVDLGEPLGMNFELGAKIASARFVVLAGKLATLQRAIIQLMLDTHINEHGYQETYVPFMANADSLRGTGQLPKFEADLFTVKNEPTFYLIPTAEVPVTNIVRDVIVDAKHMPLKYVCHSPCFRSEAGAYGSDVRGMIRQHQFEKVELVQIVPPEQSAQAHEELTAHAENILKILKLPYRKVLLCAGDTGFSSAKTYDLEVWLPGQQKYREISSCSNFKDFQARRLQARWRNPETGKPELVHTLNGSGLAAGRTLIAILENYQNADGSITVPEALRKYMGGMEVIG; this is encoded by the coding sequence ATGTTAGACCCTCGTTTATTCAGAAGCGAACTGGAACAGGTTCAACAACAACTCAAAAGACGTGGTTTTGACTTCGACGTCGACACCTATTCGGCGTTGGAAGCCCGTCGCAAGGATATTCAAGTAAAAACGCAGGATTTGCAGAATGAACGCAATACGCGTTCCAAGGCGATTGGTCAGGCCAAAGCCAAAGGCGAGGATATTCAGCCCTTATTGGATCAAGTGCAGAACTTGGGCGATCAATTGAAGGCGGCGGAAACCGAGTTGGACGAGGTGCAGGCACAGCTGAATGCGATCATGGAAGGCGTACCCAATATTCTGGATGAGTCGGTGCCAGAGGGTAAAAGTGATGCCGATAACGTCGAAATCAGTCGCTGGGGCGAGCCGCCGCAATTTGACTTTACGCCTAAGGATCATGTGGATCTGGGCGAGCCATTGGGCATGAATTTCGAGCTGGGCGCGAAAATCGCTAGCGCCCGTTTCGTGGTTTTGGCGGGCAAGTTGGCTACCTTGCAACGCGCCATCATTCAATTGATGCTGGATACGCATATCAACGAACACGGTTATCAGGAAACCTATGTGCCGTTCATGGCCAACGCTGACAGTTTGCGGGGCACAGGACAATTGCCGAAATTTGAAGCGGATTTGTTCACGGTCAAAAACGAGCCAACCTTTTATTTGATTCCGACCGCGGAAGTACCGGTCACCAACATCGTCCGGGATGTGATTGTCGATGCCAAACACATGCCACTGAAATACGTCTGCCATTCGCCGTGTTTTCGCAGTGAGGCCGGTGCTTACGGTAGTGATGTGCGTGGCATGATCCGACAACACCAATTTGAAAAGGTCGAACTGGTGCAAATAGTGCCGCCCGAGCAATCGGCGCAGGCGCATGAGGAACTGACCGCGCATGCCGAAAATATTCTCAAAATCCTGAAACTGCCTTATCGGAAAGTCCTATTGTGTGCAGGCGATACCGGCTTCTCGTCAGCCAAAACCTATGATTTGGAAGTCTGGTTGCCGGGACAGCAGAAATATCGAGAAATTTCGTCTTGCAGTAATTTCAAGGATTTTCAGGCGCGGCGTCTGCAGGCGCGCTGGCGTAATCCCGAGACAGGCAAGCCCGAGTTGGTGCATACCTTGAATGGTTCTGGTTTGGCCGCCGGCAGAACGTTGATTGCGATCCTGGAAAATTACCAAAATGCAGATGGTTCAATTACCGTACCGGAAGCCTTGCGCAAATACATGGGAGGGATGGAAGTCATCGGCTAA
- the orn gene encoding oligoribonuclease: MAQDADNLIWIDLEMTGLDPDRDLIIEIATVVTDKNLNLLAEGPVLAIKQSDAMLAAMDDWNRQHHGASGLIQRVKASTITDADAEEQTLAFLSQWAPVRSSPMCGNSICQDRRFLYRYMPKLEAFFHYRNLDVSTVKELAGRWAPQIKDGFTKQASHKALDDILESIGELKYYREHFFKF; this comes from the coding sequence ATGGCTCAGGATGCTGACAATCTGATTTGGATCGATCTGGAAATGACGGGTCTTGATCCTGATCGCGATTTGATTATCGAAATCGCCACGGTAGTCACTGATAAGAATCTCAACCTATTGGCCGAAGGGCCAGTTTTGGCGATAAAGCAATCCGATGCGATGTTGGCGGCTATGGATGACTGGAACCGGCAGCATCATGGCGCATCCGGCTTGATTCAGCGAGTCAAGGCATCGACCATCACCGACGCCGACGCTGAAGAGCAAACGCTGGCATTTTTGAGTCAGTGGGCGCCTGTGAGATCGTCACCGATGTGCGGTAACAGTATTTGTCAGGATAGGCGCTTTCTATATCGCTACATGCCCAAGCTGGAAGCTTTTTTCCATTATCGTAATTTGGACGTGTCGACAGTCAAGGAACTGGCGGGCCGCTGGGCGCCGCAAATCAAGGACGGTTTTACCAAGCAGGCATCACATAAGGCGCTGGATGATATTCTCGAGTCCATTGGCGAGTTGAAATATTACCGCGAGCATTTTTTCAAATTTTAA